The window GAGCAGGGAGCCATTCATGCGGCTGACGCCTACGGTAGGATTACTAGGAGGCCTGGGATTGTAATGGTAACCTCAGGCCCAGGGGCAACTAACCTAGCTACCGGCTTAGCCAACGCAATGATGGATTCATCACCCCTAGTAGCCTTAACCGGCCAAGTACCAACCTCAGTGTTTGGTAGGGATGCATTCCAGGAAACTGACATTATCGGTTTATCAATGCCGATAGTTAAACACACTTTCATGGTTAAGAAACCCGACGACCTCGTACCAGCCTTTAAGGCCGCCTACAGGATAGCCACTGACGGTAGACCTGGCCCTGTCCTAGTGGATTTACCGAGGGATGTTCAATTATCTGAGGTTAAGGGTGAATGCTCAGGGAGCATTAACGTTAACTACAAGGGTGTTCCAGAACCAGACATAGGCCTAGTGGCCTATGCCGTTAAACTACTGATGGATGCTGAAAGACCAGTGATGCTGGTTGGTGGCGGGGTGTGTTGGAGTAATGCCACTGAGGAGGTGCTGGCCATTGCTGAAACACTCTGGATGCCTATAGTGACTACCCTACCTGGTAAGAACTGTGTACCGAATAATCACCCATTATTCATGGGTCCAGCTGGAATGCATGGTAGGGTTGAGGCTGATGCTGCATTAATTAACTCCGACCTAGTATTGGCTATTGGGACAAGGTTCAGTGATAGGACTGTGGGTGACTTCAAGGAGTTCCAGAGGGGTAGGAGGATTATTCATATTGATATTGATAAGAGTGAGATAGGGAAGAACGTTAAGCCAAGCGTCGGCATAATAGGTGACGCTAAGGTTGCCTTAAGGATGATGCTGGAGTTGATCCCGAAGGCAGCCGTTAAGAATGAGGCCTTCGTTAATTGGCTTAGGTCGATTAAGGAGTCTTACGAGAAGTTTAGGGAGCAGGATAACATGCCTGGTTTCGCACCATGGAAGGTACTTAAGGTGATTAGGGAGGTTACGCCACCACACGCCATAACGGCCACAAGCGTCGGTAGTCATCAAATGTGGAGTGAGCTCCACTGGGATGTTTACGTGCCTGGAACATTCATAACCAGCGCTGGCCTAGGGACTATGGGGTTTGGTTTACCAGCAGCCCTTGGAGCCAAGGTTGCTAAGCCTAATGTACCTGTTATTGACATTGACGGTGATGGCTCATTCCAAATGACCATGCAGAACCTAGCCCTAGTTAGGGAGTATAATTTACCCATAATTGTGGTTATATTCGATAATTCAACACTCATGCTTGTTAGGCATTGGCAAATGCTACTCTACAGTAGGAGAATAATTGGCGTCGACTTCCAGGCTAACCCAGACTTCATTAAGATAGCTGAGGCGTATGGGATAGATGGGGTTAGGCCAAGTAATTACGATGAGTTAAGGAGTAGTGTAGCTAGGGCTATTAGGAGTAATGAACCACTGGTGGTTGATGTAACAATAGATAGGGAGAGGGACTTAGTGCTACCGTGGGTTCAGCCGGGTAAGTGGCTTACTGAAGTAACCCTACCTGATGGGTTTAAGGTTGACTTAAGGTATGGTGGTGGGCATGAATAACTATAAGATAAGCATAACGTTGCTTAATAATGATGGAAGCGTAGACCCGGTGGTTAGGGCACTTAACGTAATCAGGAGGGGTAAGGTGAACGTTAAGTCAATGTTAACTTACTTCAATCAGAATCACGTTAACGTTGAAGTGTACGTTGAGGGTATTGAAGATGAGGTTAACTGGGTTTGTAATAAATTGAATAAACTATACGATGTAGTTAACGTAAGCTACTCAACAAGTATAAGTATACCTAAAGTACAGTCTCTACAGGTAGGTGAGAGGAATGGCTAAGATATATAGGGAGGGAGACGTGGACCTATCTGAATTGAAAGGTAAAGTAGTGGCCGTGTTAGGCTACGGTATACAGGGGAGGTCATGGGCACTTAACATGAGGGACAGCGGGTTAAGGGTAATCGTAGGTGTGAGGCCAGGTAAGAGCCGTGACCTAGCTCAACAGGAGGGGTTTGAAGCTCATGATGTTGCTGAGGCAACCAGAATGGCTGACGTCATTGCTGTACTACTCCCAGACATGGTTCAACCAAGGGTTTGGGCCAGTGAAATAGGGCCTAATCTAAAACCCGGTGCACTAGTCATATTTGCCCACGGCTTCAACATACGCTACAACCTAATTAAACCCCCCAGTAACGTTGACGTAACACTGGTAGCCCCAAAGGCACCAGGTAAGGCTGTTAGGGATGAGTACCTGAGGGGATGGGGAGTGCCTGCACTTGTTGCAGTTCACCAGGACTACACCGGTAAGGCGCTTAAAAGGGCGTTGGCGGTTGCTAAGGCAAACGGCTTCACCAGGGTTGGTGTAATTGAAACCACCTTCGCTGAGGAGACTGAAACAGACCTAATCGGTGAGCAGACAGTGCTGGTGGGTGGCTTAATGGAGTTGATTAAGAAGGGGTTTGAAACCATGATTGAACTTGGTTATCAACCTGAGGTAGCCTACTTCGAGGTCCTTAATGAGGCTAAGTTAATAATGGACCTAATATGGGAGAGGGGCATATATGGGATGCTTAACGGTGTTAGTGAAACAGCAAGGTACGGGGGGTTAACGGTAGGCCCCTATGTTCTTGATAATGCCGTTAAGGAGAGGATGAGGAAGGCTGCTGAGAGGGTTAGGAACGGGGAATTCGCCAGGGAGTGGCTGAATGAGTATGAGGGGGGCATGAAGAACCTCAGTAGGATGCTTAATGAGATTAAGAACCATAAGATAGAGATTGTTGGTGAGGAATTGAGGAAACTAATGAGGAGTGGTAGGTAATACTATATTATATGCATTAATAAAATATGGAATGCTTAATGTTATTTTTACAAATATTAACACTAAGTTAAGTAGGGTTCTTGGTAAAATTAATAAACCCATTATTAAACACCGTAGTAGTGATTAATAGTGGGCCTCACATTAACAGAAAAGATACTGAGTAGAGCGGCGGGAAAGCAAGTGTCTCCAGGTGATGTAACTGAAATATCAGTTGACTTAGCGGCATTCCATGACCTAACCGGGCACCATGTGGTGGAGGTTATGGAGAATATTGGTGTTGTTAAGGTTTGGGACCTGGATAAGTTCGTAATGGCCTTTGATCACCTGGCACCACCACCTAATGAGAGGGCCGCTGAGATTCAGGTTAATTTAAGGAAGTTCGCCAAGTCCATTAACGTGAGGAACTTCCATGATGTTGGGGACGGCATCCTACATCAACTACTCCTAGAGAAGTACGCACTACCTGGTCAAGTAGTCATGGCTGCCGACAGCCACACAACCACTGTCGGTGCAGTGGGGGCTTTTGCCCAGGGAATGGGGGCTAGTGACATGGCTGCAATACTCATAACCGGTAAGACGTGGTTAATGGTGCCTGAACCATTCCTAATAAGGCTCATTAATGAACCATCACTTGGTGTTTACGGTAAGGACGTAGCCCTCCACGTG is drawn from Caldivirga sp. and contains these coding sequences:
- the ilvB gene encoding biosynthetic-type acetolactate synthase large subunit is translated as MVTVVRAVDALADEVVKMNIKEVFGIPGGQIMPLFDAFYGKDTKIFLFRHEQGAIHAADAYGRITRRPGIVMVTSGPGATNLATGLANAMMDSSPLVALTGQVPTSVFGRDAFQETDIIGLSMPIVKHTFMVKKPDDLVPAFKAAYRIATDGRPGPVLVDLPRDVQLSEVKGECSGSINVNYKGVPEPDIGLVAYAVKLLMDAERPVMLVGGGVCWSNATEEVLAIAETLWMPIVTTLPGKNCVPNNHPLFMGPAGMHGRVEADAALINSDLVLAIGTRFSDRTVGDFKEFQRGRRIIHIDIDKSEIGKNVKPSVGIIGDAKVALRMMLELIPKAAVKNEAFVNWLRSIKESYEKFREQDNMPGFAPWKVLKVIREVTPPHAITATSVGSHQMWSELHWDVYVPGTFITSAGLGTMGFGLPAALGAKVAKPNVPVIDIDGDGSFQMTMQNLALVREYNLPIIVVIFDNSTLMLVRHWQMLLYSRRIIGVDFQANPDFIKIAEAYGIDGVRPSNYDELRSSVARAIRSNEPLVVDVTIDRERDLVLPWVQPGKWLTEVTLPDGFKVDLRYGGGHE
- a CDS encoding ACT domain-containing protein — its product is MNNYKISITLLNNDGSVDPVVRALNVIRRGKVNVKSMLTYFNQNHVNVEVYVEGIEDEVNWVCNKLNKLYDVVNVSYSTSISIPKVQSLQVGERNG
- the ilvC gene encoding ketol-acid reductoisomerase, giving the protein MAKIYREGDVDLSELKGKVVAVLGYGIQGRSWALNMRDSGLRVIVGVRPGKSRDLAQQEGFEAHDVAEATRMADVIAVLLPDMVQPRVWASEIGPNLKPGALVIFAHGFNIRYNLIKPPSNVDVTLVAPKAPGKAVRDEYLRGWGVPALVAVHQDYTGKALKRALAVAKANGFTRVGVIETTFAEETETDLIGEQTVLVGGLMELIKKGFETMIELGYQPEVAYFEVLNEAKLIMDLIWERGIYGMLNGVSETARYGGLTVGPYVLDNAVKERMRKAAERVRNGEFAREWLNEYEGGMKNLSRMLNEIKNHKIEIVGEELRKLMRSGR